CTCAAGGATTTTTGCCCTGGGCGCATTAACAGCTGTATAATGATCAAATTTAGGCGTTCGGGGGAAGTCCTTTGGTCGAGGATCTCCTCCCTTGTCGTTGCCACCGAATGATTGCCTGCCGTCCTTTCTAATTCCGTCTGCAGAAGCTTCATGCTGTTGTTTTTCCCTTGAATTCCTTATACCTTCAATACGAATGAATTTAGCAATTCTTTCCTGAAGTTCATCCATAGTTTTGGTGGTCTGGCATACAATTTTTCAGCAAAATATCCTGGTCGTAGGCATGAAGGCAAATTGCTGATGATAAATTGTGATTAACATCTTTAACTCGTCGTGCGGTTTCAGTGTACCTTTTCATAAAGGCTTTCAAAGTTTCACCCTTCTCCTGTTTGGTGTTTACCAATTCCGCCGGTGTTATCTCCTGTCTTTGATTGGCTGCGTATTGTCTCCTAAAGAGGGTTTCTACATTGGTGAAGCAATCCACTGTCTTGGGAGGAAGAGTGTTGTACCATTCCAATGCCTCTTCCTTGAGTGATAATGAGAAGGCTCTACACATGATCGGGTCGCtgtttttatagaatttcattGCGTTACTGAACGTCCTTAGTTGATCGTCCAGATCAATTGAACCATCATACTTATACAATGCGGGAGGAGGTTTTTCTGGCATTGGAGTTTGCATGATGGTCGCCGTAAAAGGGAGTAAACTGGTAGGCCAAACGGTTTGTAGGGGTGTTGGCTCCCTTCTACCTCTACCGTTCAGGTTGGTTTGATTACGACTTGCTTCGCTTTTGTTCTCTCGGTTTGAGGCAGACCGCTCGGGAGGGACTCATTCAGCCCTTAGCGCCACAATCTCCTCTGCGTGTGTTCGCTGCATCTCTTGTTTCGGTAGGGATTAATTcaggaccgagagactaacctttcCGACGTGTCCTCCTTGCTTCTGAACGCTTGGATTGTCTGAATCGCTCGCCGCTAGTCTGGACCGCTCAGTTGTAGCCTGCTCCGCTCGGGTTTATTCTTGACtaggggggaggtacctgc
The Vigna angularis cultivar LongXiaoDou No.4 chromosome 5, ASM1680809v1, whole genome shotgun sequence genome window above contains:
- the LOC108339357 gene encoding uncharacterized protein LOC108339357, with the protein product MPEKPPPALYKYDGSIDLDDQLRTFSNAMKFYKNSDPIMCRAFSLSLKEEALEWYNTLPPKTVDCFTNVETLFRRQYAANQRQEITPAELVNTKQEKGETLKAFMKRYTETARRVKDVNHNLSSAICLHAYDQDILLKNCIRNSREKQQHEASADGIRKDGRQSFGGNDKGGDPRPKDFPRTPKFDHYTAVNAPRAKILEEALRTEHLSVRKLHSPKNVDEGKHCQYHQNLGHTTEECVTLKDKIEPLIRAGHLRKYVKEERSQVRNPSRRSPRRSIE